From Maridesulfovibrio ferrireducens, a single genomic window includes:
- a CDS encoding DUF3431 domain-containing protein: MTIELSKEQVQAVVARYSEDLEWVKDLHCFATVYNKGETVVEGAVSLPNIGREAHTYLTHIVRNYSDLPEFTVFLQGAPFFHMEEGADCTTLVNLIQATVTKNVPFKGFAWFRLRCDRLGRPHQMSDPASRGKWSGWGKDIPVGDLYEKLFNRTSPEQFIASAATGLFMVRRDRILTRPLDFYKKALSIIEADPRDTNNTGHAFERLWQVIFNGSNTINP, encoded by the coding sequence ATGACAATCGAGTTAAGCAAAGAGCAGGTGCAGGCTGTTGTGGCTCGTTACAGTGAAGATCTTGAATGGGTTAAGGATCTTCATTGCTTCGCAACTGTTTATAACAAGGGAGAAACAGTTGTGGAAGGCGCAGTTTCTTTACCCAATATAGGCAGGGAGGCCCATACTTATCTGACTCATATTGTAAGGAATTATTCTGATCTACCAGAGTTTACGGTGTTTTTGCAGGGTGCACCCTTTTTTCATATGGAAGAGGGGGCTGATTGCACTACGTTGGTCAACCTTATTCAGGCAACGGTTACAAAAAATGTTCCTTTTAAGGGATTTGCCTGGTTCAGGCTCCGTTGTGACCGTTTAGGGAGACCTCATCAAATGTCTGATCCTGCAAGCAGAGGAAAATGGTCAGGGTGGGGTAAAGATATTCCTGTAGGTGATTTGTATGAAAAACTTTTCAACCGGACCTCTCCTGAGCAATTTATTGCGAGCGCAGCTACAGGTCTTTTTATGGTTCGAAGAGATCGAATTCTTACCCGCCCCTTGGATTTTTATAAAAAAGCACTTTCGATAATTGAAGCAGATCCCCGTGATACGAATAACACCGGGCACGCCTTTGAACGTTTATGGCAGGTTATTTTTAACGGCAGCAACACTATAAATCCCTAA
- the hisG gene encoding ATP phosphoribosyltransferase, translating to MSNMLKIGLPKGSLQDATINLFEKSGWKINLHHRNYFPDVNDEELTCAMCRAQEISQYVENGTLDVGLTGKDWILENESDVVEVSSLVYSKVSNRAARWVLAVAGDSPYQTAQDLAGKRISTELMGFTKRYFESINVPVEVSYSWGATEAKVVEGLCDAIVEVTETGTTIKANGLRIISDLMSTNTMLIANKKAWANPWKRKKIENINLLLQGALKAQKMVGLKMNMPKAILPEAMKVMPSLNSPTVSELSDAAWVSVEIMIEEVAVRELIPELITMGAEGIIEYPLNKVI from the coding sequence ATGTCCAATATGCTCAAAATCGGCCTTCCTAAAGGCTCCCTACAAGATGCTACAATCAATCTTTTTGAAAAATCAGGCTGGAAAATAAATCTGCACCACCGCAATTATTTCCCGGATGTCAACGATGAGGAACTGACATGTGCCATGTGCCGTGCGCAGGAAATTTCTCAGTATGTTGAAAACGGAACTCTTGATGTAGGACTTACCGGAAAAGACTGGATCCTCGAAAATGAATCTGATGTTGTTGAAGTCTCAAGCCTTGTTTACTCCAAAGTAAGCAACCGCGCAGCACGCTGGGTTCTCGCTGTTGCAGGAGATTCTCCTTACCAGACAGCACAAGACCTTGCCGGCAAAAGAATCTCCACAGAACTTATGGGCTTCACCAAAAGATACTTTGAATCAATCAACGTTCCAGTTGAAGTTTCATACTCATGGGGCGCAACAGAAGCGAAAGTTGTAGAAGGGCTTTGCGATGCTATCGTTGAAGTTACCGAAACAGGTACAACCATCAAAGCAAACGGACTTCGCATTATATCCGACCTGATGTCCACAAACACCATGCTGATTGCCAACAAAAAAGCATGGGCTAACCCTTGGAAACGTAAAAAGATTGAAAACATCAATTTACTTCTACAGGGCGCACTTAAAGCTCAGAAAATGGTCGGCCTTAAGATGAATATGCCTAAAGCTATTCTTCCCGAAGCAATGAAAGTTATGCCAAGCCTGAACTCTCCTACTGTTTCAGAGCTTTCCGATGCAGCATGGGTTTCAGTTGAAATCATGATAGAAGAAGTTGCTGTCCGCGAACTCATCCCTGAACTCATAACAATGGGCGCAGAAGGAATTATTGAGTATCCGCTTAATAAAGTAATCTAA
- a CDS encoding Fur family transcriptional regulator, with protein MKSAKDIFSEYLSKQRLKMTPQRRAILEAFLNEEGHISSEELYNLIRKEDSSIGQATVYRTLKLLAESGIAKAVDFNDGVLRYEHKYGHDHHDHLVCEHCGKTIEAVDPEIEHLQEELAKKHGFVLTHHEMYLFGVCKECQDKSE; from the coding sequence ATGAAATCAGCGAAAGACATTTTTTCAGAATATCTGTCCAAACAGAGACTTAAAATGACCCCTCAGAGACGAGCTATTCTTGAAGCTTTTCTTAATGAAGAAGGGCATATTTCGTCTGAAGAACTGTACAATCTTATCCGTAAAGAAGACTCTTCCATCGGACAGGCGACTGTTTACCGTACCCTAAAACTCCTAGCCGAATCCGGCATTGCTAAGGCTGTTGATTTCAATGATGGCGTGCTCCGTTATGAGCATAAATATGGTCATGATCATCACGACCATTTAGTTTGCGAACATTGCGGCAAGACCATTGAAGCCGTTGATCCTGAAATTGAACATCTTCAGGAAGAACTCGCAAAGAAGCACGGATTTGTGCTTACCCATCATGAAATGTACCTCTTCGGCGTTTGTAAGGAGTGTCAGGATAAAAGCGAATAA
- a CDS encoding molybdopterin-dependent oxidoreductase has product MKISACSLDCPDSCSFVVETENNKIILKGNPEHPVTNGFICAKGKNLLKRINHPDRITNPLLKRNGSFELISWEKAFRLCADKLNSLDPQEILHVRGYGYRGVLADASNIFFRTLGTLETYGSLCDEAGCEAIVRAFGSLEQNDLSELSNADIIINWGKDLSRSSLHTAAYIKDAIKKDKLVISISPGGDGNEKFSDKIITIRPGTDRFLAAALIKILLESNKISSSLIKKSSGFELFKKLIQTFDLNNLSELCGVDLKTIRELSKIYISNKKVSSLIGWGVQRHTFGSENISYICSLCALSGQMGKSGTGFYYNISSGRNFSSWAATPETKNDNNVLLQKLESELAKREKKVKFIWIDGTNLANQTPNCESTARTLENCEFVVTVDAFMNDTAMRSDLILPCALTMERDEIIGSALHNYVNWSAKVLTPRGSVKSDFEIIKTLAAMVLDKNLIPEAELCFEKALKSSTTLFTFEQLKEKGFAKCDWPSIAYESFNFKSNNGKFTLPKKLSVEESNGKGFNLLSLLRKNYLHSQIPEEHQAGTPELIISPESPNLNDLKEGEKAMLTTKLGSMKIKICFDETIHPDAAIIRRGGWLKHDHSSNKIIEPLITDLGFGTAYYSQKAWLERI; this is encoded by the coding sequence ATGAAAATATCCGCATGTTCATTAGATTGCCCCGACAGCTGTTCATTCGTAGTTGAAACGGAAAACAATAAGATCATCCTGAAAGGCAATCCTGAACATCCCGTTACCAATGGATTTATATGTGCAAAAGGAAAAAACCTTTTAAAACGCATCAATCATCCAGATAGAATTACTAATCCCCTATTAAAAAGAAACGGCTCCTTTGAGCTGATCTCATGGGAAAAAGCTTTTAGACTCTGCGCTGACAAACTCAATTCATTAGATCCTCAAGAAATTCTGCATGTCCGTGGTTACGGCTATAGAGGCGTGCTTGCTGATGCCAGCAATATTTTTTTCAGAACACTTGGAACTCTTGAAACTTACGGGTCCCTTTGCGACGAAGCCGGATGTGAAGCAATAGTCAGAGCCTTCGGGTCGCTTGAGCAAAACGATTTATCTGAACTCAGCAATGCCGATATAATAATCAACTGGGGCAAAGATCTTTCCCGAAGCTCTCTTCACACCGCTGCGTATATCAAAGATGCCATAAAAAAAGACAAACTTGTTATTTCCATTTCTCCGGGCGGCGACGGCAACGAAAAATTCAGTGACAAAATCATCACAATCCGGCCCGGCACAGACAGATTTCTGGCAGCAGCGTTAATCAAAATTTTACTTGAATCAAATAAAATAAGCTCTAGCTTAATTAAAAAAAGCAGCGGATTTGAACTGTTCAAAAAGCTCATTCAAACCTTTGATCTCAATAATCTATCTGAACTCTGCGGAGTAGATTTAAAAACTATTCGAGAACTTAGTAAGATCTATATATCGAACAAAAAAGTATCGTCGCTTATCGGTTGGGGAGTGCAAAGACACACCTTTGGAAGTGAAAACATTTCCTATATCTGCTCACTATGCGCGCTAAGTGGACAAATGGGAAAATCCGGGACAGGCTTTTATTATAACATTTCATCAGGCCGAAATTTTTCATCATGGGCGGCTACTCCCGAAACAAAAAACGATAACAATGTTCTCCTGCAAAAACTTGAAAGCGAACTAGCGAAGAGAGAAAAAAAAGTAAAATTTATCTGGATTGACGGTACGAATTTGGCAAACCAAACTCCGAATTGTGAATCCACCGCCCGCACCCTTGAAAACTGCGAATTTGTTGTAACAGTTGACGCTTTCATGAATGACACCGCCATGCGTTCTGATTTAATCCTGCCTTGCGCCCTGACCATGGAACGTGATGAAATTATTGGCAGTGCGCTTCACAATTACGTCAACTGGTCTGCAAAAGTTTTAACTCCGCGAGGCTCAGTAAAATCTGATTTTGAAATAATCAAAACACTGGCAGCTATGGTTTTGGACAAAAACCTGATTCCGGAAGCTGAACTTTGTTTTGAAAAAGCACTTAAATCTTCAACCACCCTTTTTACCTTTGAACAACTAAAGGAAAAAGGATTTGCGAAATGTGACTGGCCTTCAATTGCGTACGAAAGCTTCAATTTTAAATCCAATAATGGGAAGTTTACGCTTCCCAAAAAGCTCAGTGTCGAAGAATCAAACGGGAAAGGCTTTAATTTATTATCCCTGCTCAGAAAAAATTACTTACATTCACAAATCCCAGAAGAACATCAAGCCGGAACACCTGAACTTATCATATCTCCCGAATCTCCAAACCTTAATGACTTAAAAGAAGGAGAGAAGGCCATGCTGACCACAAAACTTGGCAGCATGAAAATTAAAATATGTTTTGACGAAACAATACACCCGGACGCTGCAATCATCAGAAGAGGCGGCTGGTTGAAACATGATCACAGCTCTAACAAAATTATAGAACCGCTGATTACAGATTTAGGATTCGGAACAGCTTACTACAGTCAGAAAGCGTGGCTTGAAAGGATATAG
- the hisI gene encoding phosphoribosyl-AMP cyclohydrolase has protein sequence MMKPDFEKMNGLVPAIAQDAETGEVLMMAYMNEEAWNKTLETGDAHYWSRSRNTLWHKGGTSGHVQKIKSIRIDCDDDTLVLLIDQIGGAACHKGYRSCFFRELKDGAVTECAPYIFDPKEVYK, from the coding sequence ATGATGAAGCCTGATTTTGAAAAAATGAACGGACTCGTACCTGCCATAGCACAGGATGCCGAAACAGGAGAAGTCCTGATGATGGCATACATGAACGAGGAAGCATGGAACAAAACCCTTGAAACCGGTGATGCTCATTATTGGAGCAGAAGTCGTAACACCCTCTGGCATAAGGGCGGAACATCAGGCCATGTTCAGAAAATAAAGTCCATCAGAATTGATTGTGATGACGATACGTTAGTCTTGCTGATTGATCAGATCGGTGGAGCTGCGTGCCACAAAGGTTACAGAAGTTGTTTTTTCCGTGAACTTAAGGACGGCGCCGTTACAGAATGCGCGCCCTATATTTTTGACCCCAAGGAGGTTTACAAATAA
- the nhaA gene encoding Na+/H+ antiporter NhaA translates to MSEQEIHTQEDLLVIEKMLLPFNQFVKIESSGGVVLILCTIIALIWANSPLAHYYEEFKNIPLTVGAGEFILSKPAILWINDGLMAVFFFLVGLEIKREVLVGELNSLRQASLPICAAVGGMVVPALVYAYFNYGTSSVHGWGIPMATDIAFSLGVLSLLGDRVPVSLKIFLTAIAIVDDIGAILVIAIFYSSGVSLWIIGLGLLFFLVMVMLNRMGGRAPFPYLILGVFMWFAFLKSGVHATVAGVLAAMTIPASTTLCCGNFVSSIRKSLMEYELAGGRSPVTLSNKEMLSSLEEMHNDILMASPPLKRIEHNLHYFVAFAIMPIFALANAGISFSSDSGGGLDVFHPVSIGIFFGLIVGKTVGICLASWVAIKIGIADRPVTMQTGHFLGAALLAGIGFTMSIFIATLAWGNHAEFIVDAKFSILAASAVAGLLGFLVLRSCSLSLTCNKSNQL, encoded by the coding sequence ATGAGTGAACAGGAAATTCATACTCAGGAAGATTTGCTTGTTATTGAAAAAATGCTGCTGCCGTTTAATCAATTTGTAAAAATTGAATCATCCGGTGGGGTTGTACTTATACTTTGTACTATTATTGCTTTGATATGGGCGAATTCCCCTTTGGCTCATTATTATGAAGAATTCAAAAATATTCCTCTTACGGTCGGAGCCGGGGAGTTTATTCTTTCGAAGCCTGCAATTCTATGGATTAATGACGGCCTTATGGCTGTGTTTTTCTTTTTGGTGGGGCTTGAAATCAAGCGTGAAGTCTTAGTCGGGGAGCTTAATTCCTTGAGGCAGGCATCATTACCGATTTGTGCAGCTGTGGGGGGGATGGTTGTCCCTGCTCTTGTCTATGCCTATTTCAATTACGGTACGTCTTCTGTACACGGTTGGGGCATTCCTATGGCGACTGACATTGCGTTCAGTCTCGGGGTACTTTCTCTGCTGGGTGACCGCGTGCCCGTCAGTCTGAAAATTTTTCTAACAGCAATCGCTATAGTTGATGATATCGGGGCCATTCTGGTTATCGCTATTTTTTATTCTTCTGGTGTATCTCTTTGGATCATAGGTCTCGGACTTTTATTTTTCCTGGTGATGGTCATGCTCAACCGGATGGGGGGCAGAGCTCCTTTTCCTTACCTAATTCTGGGTGTTTTTATGTGGTTCGCATTTTTAAAAAGCGGAGTTCACGCGACGGTTGCCGGAGTTTTAGCAGCAATGACAATTCCAGCTTCCACAACTCTTTGCTGTGGAAATTTTGTTTCTTCGATTCGTAAAAGTCTTATGGAATATGAACTTGCAGGAGGTAGGAGCCCGGTTACTCTTTCCAATAAGGAAATGCTTTCTTCGCTTGAGGAGATGCACAATGATATTTTAATGGCTTCACCCCCTTTGAAAAGGATTGAGCATAATCTTCATTATTTTGTAGCCTTCGCTATTATGCCGATATTTGCTCTTGCAAATGCCGGAATAAGTTTTTCTTCGGATAGCGGCGGCGGACTTGATGTTTTTCACCCGGTAAGTATCGGTATATTTTTTGGGCTTATTGTTGGTAAAACTGTCGGGATCTGTCTGGCCAGCTGGGTGGCTATTAAAATTGGTATTGCGGATAGACCTGTGACCATGCAGACCGGACATTTTTTAGGAGCAGCGCTACTTGCCGGTATCGGTTTCACCATGTCTATTTTTATTGCCACTCTTGCATGGGGAAATCATGCGGAATTTATTGTGGATGCAAAGTTCAGTATTCTGGCAGCCTCCGCGGTAGCAGGGCTTCTTGGTTTTCTTGTTTTACGCAGCTGTTCGCTTTCACTTACATGCAACAAGTCTAATCAGTTATGA